In Devosia sp. 1566, a single genomic region encodes these proteins:
- a CDS encoding response regulator translates to MTEQISVLIVEDEPLIRMNIVAVFENEGFKVHEAAGAAAALALLYSHVAVHAMFTDVDLDGGMDGLTLAAAVRDEWPDIKIVVASGVRRVSPREVPDGKFFVKPYNPETIVATVRELVEA, encoded by the coding sequence ATGACCGAGCAGATCTCCGTCCTGATCGTTGAAGACGAACCGCTTATCCGCATGAACATTGTCGCGGTGTTCGAGAATGAGGGTTTCAAGGTGCATGAAGCAGCCGGCGCCGCGGCCGCGCTAGCGCTGCTGTATTCGCACGTGGCGGTGCACGCCATGTTCACCGATGTGGATCTGGACGGGGGAATGGACGGCCTGACGCTGGCCGCGGCAGTGCGGGACGAATGGCCCGACATCAAGATTGTGGTGGCCTCGGGCGTCCGGCGGGTGAGCCCGCGCGAAGTGCCGGACGGGAAATTTTTCGTAAAGCCTTATAACCCTGAGACAATCGTCGCGACCGTGCGCGAACTAGTCGAGGCATGA
- a CDS encoding DUF1428 family protein, whose protein sequence is MPYVDGYVLAVPKSFLEQYKEIARRAGEAWMAYGALAYKEAVADDVPYGELTSFPRAVMATEDEVVIFSWVLYQSREQRDAVNAKVMNDPELTGLMENAPIDMKRMIFGGFTTFVDL, encoded by the coding sequence ATGCCCTATGTTGATGGATATGTTCTTGCCGTGCCGAAGAGCTTTCTGGAGCAATACAAGGAAATTGCCCGCCGGGCGGGCGAGGCCTGGATGGCCTACGGCGCCTTGGCCTACAAGGAAGCCGTCGCCGATGACGTGCCCTACGGGGAGCTGACATCCTTCCCGCGCGCCGTGATGGCCACCGAGGACGAAGTCGTGATCTTTTCCTGGGTGCTTTATCAATCGCGCGAACAGCGCGATGCCGTCAACGCCAAGGTCATGAACGACCCCGAGCTCACCGGGCTGATGGAAAACGCACCGATCGACATGAAGCGAATGATTTTCGGCGGCTTCACCACCTTCGTCGATCTATAG